From the Comamonas odontotermitis genome, one window contains:
- the cpaB gene encoding Flp pilus assembly protein CpaB — translation MNLTKILAGLLLVLAIGLGVAAWMLGRQPARPVQTPNASTVQAPAAPSATYDVVVAAKAVPAGQRLTADDVKLAQLPAAVANSFASTAPVVGRTTVVALPADAPLFEQHLLSGLALQIEAGQRAVSIAVKEPMAAGNHVRPGDFVDVFFTLDGKNDQADVDTQTRLLMARSRVLAYGAASVENPPPTAAQRQAQQDSDSSTRRSNTNAAPPAPANTAVLAVPLEDVERLTLAEKYGHLTLALRHPDDTTVPNPALFATLPTVLQPVAGKLKKDETLQAADRSFAGLRFKDLAVGAPARNERRASQPATTRTASTSAVPRTQAVEVYQGAAVQTVNY, via the coding sequence ATGAACCTCACCAAGATACTTGCTGGCTTGCTGCTGGTGCTTGCCATTGGCCTGGGGGTGGCTGCCTGGATGCTGGGCCGCCAGCCAGCCCGCCCGGTACAGACACCCAACGCATCAACCGTGCAGGCACCGGCGGCGCCATCTGCAACCTACGACGTAGTCGTGGCGGCCAAGGCAGTGCCTGCGGGCCAACGCCTGACCGCAGATGATGTGAAACTGGCCCAACTGCCTGCCGCTGTCGCCAACAGCTTTGCCAGCACGGCACCCGTGGTAGGCCGCACCACGGTCGTGGCACTGCCTGCCGATGCCCCCCTGTTCGAACAGCACCTGCTCAGCGGCCTGGCCCTGCAGATCGAAGCCGGCCAGCGCGCCGTATCGATTGCCGTCAAAGAACCCATGGCTGCAGGCAACCATGTACGCCCCGGTGATTTTGTCGACGTGTTCTTTACCCTTGACGGCAAGAACGACCAGGCAGACGTGGACACCCAGACCCGCCTGCTGATGGCCCGCAGCCGCGTGTTGGCGTATGGCGCCGCCAGCGTGGAAAACCCACCGCCCACCGCCGCACAACGCCAGGCCCAGCAAGACAGTGACAGCAGCACCCGCCGCAGCAACACAAACGCAGCACCGCCTGCCCCCGCAAATACCGCCGTGCTGGCAGTACCGCTGGAAGATGTCGAGCGCCTGACCCTGGCCGAGAAATACGGCCACCTCACCCTCGCCCTGCGCCACCCGGATGACACCACGGTGCCCAACCCAGCCTTGTTCGCCACATTGCCTACGGTACTGCAGCCGGTGGCCGGTAAATTGAAAAAGGACGAGACCCTGCAAGCTGCAGACCGATCCTTTGCGGGCCTGCGCTTCAAGGATCTGGCAGTTGGAGCGCCAGCCAGAAACGAGCGCCGCGCCTCGCAGCCCGCTACCACCAGAACGGCGTCCACCTCAGCAGTTCCTCGCACCCAGGCGGTCGAGGTGTACCAGGGCGCTGCGGTACAGACAGTGAACTATTGA
- a CDS encoding AAA family ATPase, with product MNSESLAPTPVAAPAATPSLADLLSVRPPAQQDTGADVVSMPFLRSNPEHFSSIGTTSPGGSVDTRQDGSLTAPAPPAGTSQRVPLVLVHGNGSDGALVQTWMHRVLNGSELYGMRFQDNLFDAVHRQQPQAILIQFIPGAMEPAVAMASQLQTVFPHIPRVAVGRANDSQCMLAALRCGVQDFLDMDGPLDTAQQTIAHLLSQPPVMEPNRHQAPVTALLSARAGLGCSLAASHLAWYLQQHLAAHMPHTGLASDDAESLACLLIEMGSPGGDCAIYLNTPGEFSFGDAVSQHRRMDRRMAQSALARHDSGLRLLTQPRPIHAVAAADVDALLSRLGQYFEHIVLDLGAVASPQLAMEILPKASDIWLLCDQSVASMVWTTELLKQLENHQIDRDRLQLIVSRHDPRLEMSAQQMSKQLQLPLLGVIPERRRELAQVVNLGALLPLQPRREPYVQALDGLLRRLLAANHPATAPHASAPSSPWAAWLQRLKKH from the coding sequence ATGAACAGCGAATCCCTTGCCCCCACTCCGGTTGCGGCACCCGCCGCAACACCGTCACTGGCCGACTTGTTGTCAGTGCGGCCACCTGCGCAGCAGGACACAGGTGCGGATGTCGTATCCATGCCATTTCTGCGCAGCAACCCGGAGCATTTCTCCTCAATAGGCACAACATCCCCTGGCGGATCGGTGGACACACGCCAGGACGGCAGCCTGACAGCACCTGCGCCGCCCGCGGGAACATCACAACGCGTGCCATTGGTACTGGTGCATGGCAATGGCAGCGATGGTGCGTTGGTACAGACGTGGATGCACCGCGTGCTCAACGGCAGCGAGCTGTATGGAATGCGTTTCCAGGACAACCTCTTTGACGCCGTGCACCGCCAGCAACCCCAGGCGATACTGATCCAGTTCATTCCCGGCGCCATGGAACCGGCCGTGGCTATGGCATCGCAGCTGCAGACAGTCTTTCCACATATTCCGCGCGTTGCCGTGGGACGCGCCAATGATTCGCAATGCATGCTGGCGGCGCTGCGGTGCGGCGTGCAGGATTTTCTTGATATGGATGGCCCGCTGGATACCGCCCAGCAGACCATTGCGCACCTGCTCAGCCAGCCGCCGGTGATGGAGCCCAACCGCCATCAGGCGCCGGTGACGGCCCTGCTGTCGGCGCGCGCTGGCCTGGGCTGCAGCCTGGCAGCCAGCCATCTGGCCTGGTACCTCCAGCAGCATCTGGCAGCCCACATGCCGCACACGGGCCTTGCCAGCGACGACGCAGAGAGCCTGGCCTGTCTACTGATCGAAATGGGGTCTCCAGGCGGCGACTGTGCCATTTATCTGAACACCCCGGGTGAGTTCAGCTTTGGCGATGCAGTCAGCCAGCATCGGCGCATGGACAGGCGTATGGCACAAAGCGCGCTGGCTCGCCACGACAGCGGCCTGCGCCTGTTGACGCAGCCTCGCCCGATACATGCGGTAGCGGCAGCCGACGTGGATGCCCTGTTGTCACGCCTGGGCCAGTATTTTGAACATATCGTGCTCGACCTCGGCGCTGTGGCATCGCCCCAGCTTGCGATGGAAATACTGCCCAAGGCCAGTGACATCTGGCTGTTGTGCGACCAGAGCGTAGCCAGCATGGTGTGGACGACCGAACTGCTCAAGCAACTCGAAAATCACCAGATCGACCGCGATCGCCTGCAACTGATCGTGAGCAGGCATGACCCGCGCCTGGAGATGAGCGCGCAGCAGATGTCAAAGCAACTGCAATTGCCATTGCTGGGAGTCATTCCAGAGCGGCGCCGTGAGCTGGCCCAGGTCGTCAATCTGGGCGCCCTGCTGCCGCTGCAGCCCAGACGTGAGCCTTATGTACAAGCCCTTGATGGTTTGCTGCGCCGGTTGCTGGCTGCAAACCATCCAGCAACGGCTCCGCACGCATCCGCCCCATCCAGCCCCTGGGCTGCGTGGTTGCAACGTTTGAAGAAACACTGA
- a CDS encoding type II and III secretion system protein family protein: MTPTTHPHAAKLHLITSLIGVGLGTFAQPAAAQTPAVEAMRADPGRPDTQGDRGTPLELTVGKQHLLPHGAAVARIAVGDPNVLDVKVLRDLNSASPGAKGTPELLLTPKAPGQTTLVVWPAKGEAQHWLVRVNNPRLLLERRLSSLPEHAQAVAVASAGAPKGAFLEDRSQIEVTSNTVQVDVQVVEFKKNALRRAGVNLQSGGPNNHGFQFGVFTPGSGSGGSSNGGSNGSGGSTGGSGSDSGTGTGSGSGGTSAIASAMNLVLGFGKAFSGAGITAQLGFLEGNGLARVLAKPTLVAHTGQSASFLAGGEIPIPVPSSASNNISIQYKEFGVKLQLTPTILSDERIALKVAPEASDLDYSNGVTISGITVPALRTRRADTMVELADGESFVIGGLVSRNTMSSVSKVPLLGDLPILGAFFKNLNYTQDETELVIIVTPRLVQPLPANTNLEAMLPGVSSEQRNARNVWAPYMLGTPPGSAALPGFSY, translated from the coding sequence ATGACCCCTACTACGCACCCGCACGCCGCTAAGCTCCACCTGATCACCAGTTTGATCGGAGTGGGCCTGGGCACATTCGCACAACCCGCAGCGGCACAAACGCCCGCTGTTGAAGCCATGCGAGCCGATCCAGGCAGACCTGACACGCAGGGCGATCGTGGCACGCCGCTGGAATTGACTGTGGGCAAGCAACATCTGCTGCCCCATGGTGCAGCGGTGGCGCGTATTGCCGTCGGTGATCCCAATGTGCTGGACGTCAAGGTGCTGCGCGATCTGAACAGCGCCTCGCCCGGTGCAAAAGGCACTCCCGAACTCTTGCTCACGCCCAAGGCACCGGGCCAGACCACACTCGTCGTCTGGCCTGCCAAGGGCGAAGCGCAGCACTGGCTGGTGCGCGTGAACAACCCGCGACTGTTATTGGAGAGGCGCCTATCCAGCCTTCCCGAGCATGCCCAGGCAGTCGCCGTTGCCAGCGCTGGCGCCCCCAAGGGAGCGTTCCTTGAGGACCGCTCGCAGATTGAGGTGACCAGCAACACCGTACAAGTCGATGTACAGGTGGTGGAATTCAAGAAGAACGCGCTGCGCCGTGCCGGTGTGAACCTGCAAAGCGGCGGGCCCAACAACCACGGGTTCCAGTTTGGTGTGTTCACGCCGGGCAGTGGCAGCGGCGGTAGCAGCAATGGCGGCAGCAATGGCAGTGGAGGCAGCACAGGTGGATCGGGATCCGATTCCGGCACAGGCACAGGCTCGGGGTCAGGCGGAACATCAGCCATTGCCAGTGCGATGAATCTGGTGCTGGGTTTTGGCAAGGCGTTCAGCGGCGCCGGAATTACTGCGCAACTGGGTTTTCTCGAAGGCAATGGCCTGGCCCGCGTATTGGCCAAACCAACGCTGGTGGCACATACAGGCCAGAGCGCAAGTTTTCTGGCGGGTGGTGAAATCCCGATCCCGGTACCCAGCAGCGCCAGCAACAACATCTCCATTCAGTACAAGGAATTTGGCGTCAAGCTGCAACTGACGCCCACCATCCTGTCAGATGAACGCATTGCACTCAAGGTTGCGCCCGAAGCCAGCGATCTGGACTACTCCAATGGAGTCACGATCAGTGGCATCACGGTGCCTGCACTGCGCACACGCCGTGCAGACACGATGGTCGAACTGGCAGACGGCGAGAGCTTTGTCATTGGCGGACTCGTCAGCCGCAACACCATGTCCAGCGTCAGCAAGGTGCCGCTGCTGGGCGATCTGCCGATTCTGGGCGCATTCTTCAAGAACCTGAACTACACGCAGGATGAAACGGAACTGGTGATCATCGTCACCCCGCGGCTCGTTCAACCCCTGCCGGCCAATACCAATCTGGAGGCGATGCTGCCAGGCGTCAGCTCCGAACAACGCAATGCCCGCAACGTGTGGGCCCCCTACATGCTGGGCACGCCGCCGGGCAGCGCCGCATTGCCGGGCTTTTCGTACTGA
- a CDS encoding A24 family peptidase — MTTTGLLSSILLLWLIAIAAMDLRSRKVRNWMVLLGLATGAVALFSGVQPFWVEPWGGLIGSVAAFAVLLPFYALRWMGAGDVKFAAVIGLWFGLSPYLLVIWLGGSLLAGLHGMAVLAWRRLQTSGYGNWLQAHLPAPLAASMVPATTVPITAADGKHAIQRSIPYAGYMAIAAIWVVLRTGPSLAN, encoded by the coding sequence ATGACCACCACCGGGCTCCTTTCCAGCATCCTGCTGCTATGGCTGATCGCCATAGCAGCCATGGATCTGCGCAGCCGCAAGGTACGCAACTGGATGGTACTGCTGGGCCTAGCGACAGGCGCAGTGGCACTGTTCAGCGGCGTTCAACCGTTCTGGGTAGAACCCTGGGGTGGCCTGATTGGCTCGGTCGCGGCATTTGCCGTACTGCTGCCGTTCTATGCGCTGCGCTGGATGGGGGCCGGAGATGTCAAATTCGCCGCTGTGATAGGCCTGTGGTTTGGTCTTTCGCCATACCTGCTGGTCATCTGGCTTGGCGGCAGCCTGCTCGCCGGCCTGCACGGCATGGCGGTGCTGGCATGGCGTCGCCTACAGACCAGCGGCTACGGCAACTGGCTGCAGGCCCATCTGCCTGCACCACTGGCCGCCAGCATGGTGCCTGCAACCACAGTCCCCATCACAGCTGCAGACGGAAAGCACGCCATTCAGCGCAGCATTCCCTATGCGGGCTATATGGCGATTGCCGCCATCTGGGTGGTGCTGCGCACCGGCCCCAGCCTGGCGAACTGA
- a CDS encoding Flp family type IVb pilin, with amino-acid sequence MTNFIKNFWMDEEGATAIEYGLIAGLIAVAIIAAATAVGGNLNNLFCSVVTALSGIPGVTAAAATCTPV; translated from the coding sequence ATGACGAACTTCATCAAGAACTTCTGGATGGACGAAGAAGGCGCTACTGCGATTGAGTATGGGCTGATTGCAGGATTGATTGCCGTAGCGATTATTGCGGCTGCTACCGCAGTTGGTGGCAACCTGAACAATCTCTTCTGCTCCGTCGTTACCGCGCTCAGTGGTATTCCTGGCGTCACTGCCGCTGCGGCAACTTGCACTCCCGTATGA